A single genomic interval of Saccharothrix saharensis harbors:
- the treZ gene encoding malto-oligosyltrehalose trehalohydrolase, with product MSFSVWAPAHERVRVRVDGRDHVMTAGDGGWWHCDATGVDYGFLLGDSDDVLPDPRSRWQPNGVHEASRVYDHAAFTWTDRSWTGRALPGAVVYELHVGTFTPAGTFDGAVERLDHLVDLGVTHVEVLPVNSFDGTAGWGYDGVLWGAVHEPYGGPDGFKRFVDACHARGLAVVLDVVYNHLGPSGAYLDRFGPYFAGSNDWGPGLNLDGEGSDEVRRYVIDNALGWLRDFHVDGLRLDAVHALVDRSALHVLEQLAVEVEALSAAVRRPLTLIAESDLNDARLVTAREGGGYGLHAQWDDDLHHALHVALSGETFGYYPDFEGALGRTLREVFFHAGTWSSFRGRSHGRPVDRDRLPGHRFLAYLQNHDQVGNRATGDRLSATVSWRRQAVGAAIVLCSPYTPMIFMGEEWAASTPWQFFASFPDPELAEAVRTGRRREFGRHGWGESEVPDPIDPETVRRSTLRWDEVSAPGHRELLDLYRALIALRRTRPELADPRLDRFVVREEGRVLVLHRGSLRVVCNLGDDTEVRLDVEAGEVLLASAEVKVDGQAVHLPADSFAIVDRAVVTPPGRG from the coding sequence GTGAGTTTCTCGGTGTGGGCGCCCGCGCACGAACGCGTCCGGGTGCGGGTCGACGGCCGCGACCACGTGATGACGGCGGGCGACGGCGGGTGGTGGCACTGCGACGCCACCGGCGTCGACTACGGGTTCCTGCTGGGCGACTCCGACGACGTGCTGCCCGACCCCCGGTCGCGGTGGCAGCCGAACGGCGTGCACGAGGCGTCCCGCGTCTACGACCACGCGGCGTTCACCTGGACCGACCGGTCGTGGACCGGGCGCGCGCTGCCCGGCGCCGTCGTCTACGAGCTGCACGTCGGCACGTTCACGCCCGCCGGCACGTTCGACGGCGCGGTCGAGCGGCTGGACCACCTGGTCGACCTCGGCGTCACGCACGTCGAGGTGCTGCCGGTGAACTCGTTCGACGGCACGGCGGGCTGGGGCTACGACGGCGTGCTGTGGGGCGCGGTGCACGAGCCGTACGGCGGGCCGGACGGGTTCAAGCGGTTCGTGGACGCCTGTCACGCGCGCGGCCTGGCCGTGGTGCTGGACGTGGTCTACAACCACCTCGGCCCGTCCGGCGCGTACCTCGACCGGTTCGGGCCCTACTTCGCGGGCAGCAACGACTGGGGACCGGGCCTGAACCTCGACGGCGAGGGCTCCGACGAGGTCCGCCGGTACGTGATCGACAACGCGCTGGGCTGGCTGCGGGACTTCCACGTCGACGGGCTGCGGCTCGACGCCGTGCACGCCCTGGTGGACCGCAGCGCGCTGCACGTGCTGGAACAGCTCGCCGTCGAGGTGGAGGCGCTGTCGGCCGCCGTGCGCCGGCCGTTGACGCTGATCGCCGAGTCGGACCTGAACGACGCCAGGCTCGTCACCGCGCGGGAAGGCGGCGGCTACGGCCTGCACGCCCAGTGGGACGACGACCTGCACCACGCGCTGCACGTGGCGTTGAGCGGCGAGACGTTCGGCTACTACCCGGACTTCGAGGGCGCGTTGGGCCGGACGTTGCGCGAGGTGTTCTTCCACGCGGGCACCTGGTCGTCGTTCCGGGGCCGCAGCCACGGCCGGCCGGTGGACCGCGACCGGCTGCCGGGCCACCGGTTCCTGGCCTACCTGCAGAACCACGACCAGGTCGGCAACCGCGCCACCGGCGACCGGCTGTCGGCCACGGTGTCGTGGCGGCGGCAGGCGGTGGGCGCGGCGATCGTGCTCTGCTCCCCGTACACGCCGATGATCTTCATGGGCGAGGAGTGGGCGGCGAGCACGCCGTGGCAGTTCTTCGCGTCGTTCCCGGACCCGGAGCTGGCCGAGGCGGTGCGCACCGGGCGGCGGCGGGAGTTCGGCCGGCACGGGTGGGGCGAGTCGGAGGTGCCCGACCCGATCGACCCGGAGACCGTGCGGCGGTCGACGCTGCGCTGGGACGAGGTGTCCGCGCCCGGCCACCGGGAGCTGCTCGACCTCTACCGGGCGTTGATCGCGCTGCGCCGCACCCGCCCGGAGCTCGCGGATCCGCGGCTGGACCGGTTCGTGGTGCGCGAGGAGGGCCGGGTGCTCGTGCTGCACCGGGGCTCGTTGCGGGTGGTGTGCAACCTCGGGGACGACACCGAGGTGCGGCTCGACGTCGAGGCGGGCGAGGTGCTGCTCGCGTCGGCGGAGGTGAAG